The Mixophyes fleayi isolate aMixFle1 chromosome 1, aMixFle1.hap1, whole genome shotgun sequence genome includes a region encoding these proteins:
- the CRYBB3 gene encoding beta-crystallin B3: MTEPQSTPEQMAAGKSHGGIGGNYKITLYELENFQGKKCEFTGECQNLGEKGLEKVGSIQVESGPWLSFERQAFGGEQFVLEKGDYPRWDTWSNSHRSDYLLSIRPLNIDSADHKIHLFENAGYNGRKMEIVDDDVPSLWAHGFQDRVASIKVLNGTWVGYEYPGYRGRQYVFEKNEYRHWNDWEANQPQIQSVRRIRDMQWHKRGCFAPTPVAAAAAAPAPAPASS; the protein is encoded by the exons ATGACTGAGCCACAGAGTACTCCAGAACAGATGGCAGCTGGCAAGAGCCACGGTGGTATTGGTGGCAACTACAAG ATTACACTCTATGAATTGGAGAATTTCCAGGGGAAGAAGTGTGAGTTTACTGGAGAGTGCCAGAATCTGGGGGAGAAAGGACTGGAAAAAGTTGGATCCATCCAGGTGGAATCTGGACC ATGGCTCAGCTTTGAACGTCAAGCGTTTGGTGGGGAACAGTTTGTCCTGGAAAAGGGCGACTATCCACGATGGGACACCTGGTCTAACAGCCACAGGAGCGACTATCTGTTGTCCATCCGTCCCTTGAACATT GACAGCGCTGACCACAAGATTCACCTGTTTGAAAATGCTGGTTACAATGGCAGGAAGATGGAGATTGTGGATGATGATGTACCAAGTCTGTGGGCTCATGGCTTCCAGGACCGTGTGGCCAGTATTAAGGTCCTCAATGGAAC cTGGGTAGGCTATGAATACCCCGGCTACAGAGGTCGTCAGTACGTCTTTGAGAAGAACGAATACAGACACTGGAATGATTGGGAAGCCAACCAGCCTCAGATCCAGTCTGTTCGCCGTATTCGTGACATGCAGTGGCACAAGCGTGGCTGCTTTGCTCCAACCCCAGTAGCAGCAGCTGCTGCTGCCCCAGCCCCTGCCCCAGCCAGTAGCTGA